From a region of the Calonectris borealis chromosome 2, bCalBor7.hap1.2, whole genome shotgun sequence genome:
- the ACBD7 gene encoding acyl-CoA-binding domain-containing protein 7 isoform X2, translated as MTLQADFDGAAEDVKKLKTRPTDEELKELYGFYKQATVGDINIECPGMLDLKGKAKWEAWNLKKGLSKEDAMNAYISKAKAMVEKYGI; from the exons ATGACTCTCCAG GCTGACTTTGATGGTGCTGCAGAAGatgtgaaaaaattaaaaacaagaccaACTGATGAAGAACTGAAGGAACTATATGGATTCTACAAACAGGCTACTGTTGGAGATATTAATATTG AATGTCCAGGAATGCTAGATTTGAAAGGCAAAGCCAAATGGGAGGCATGGAACCTGAAAAAAG GTTTATCAAAGGAGGACGCCATGAATGCCTATATCTCTAAAGCAAAAGCAATGGTAGAAAAATATGGGATCTAG
- the ACBD7 gene encoding acyl-CoA-binding domain-containing protein 7 isoform X1, which yields MTLQADFDGAAEDVKKLKTRPTDEELKELYGFYKQATVGDINIECPGMLDLKGKAKWEAWNLKKGLSKEDAMNAYISKAKAMETEKSVVLREKPAC from the exons ATGACTCTCCAG GCTGACTTTGATGGTGCTGCAGAAGatgtgaaaaaattaaaaacaagaccaACTGATGAAGAACTGAAGGAACTATATGGATTCTACAAACAGGCTACTGTTGGAGATATTAATATTG AATGTCCAGGAATGCTAGATTTGAAAGGCAAAGCCAAATGGGAGGCATGGAACCTGAAAAAAG GTTTATCAAAGGAGGACGCCATGAATGCCTATATCTCTAAAGCAAAAGCAATG GAAACTGAAAAATCTGTGGTATTAAGAGAAAAGCCTGCCTGTTGA
- the RPP38 gene encoding ribonuclease P protein subunit p38, with amino-acid sequence MSVIQRGTATLRKAKKITVKTCLDNPFVFQWKTIDGEDMHFILQTLEERIKHIGLKKIETPRKKKHSLTKKRMERKCDASTNKLPKEEEIEGHQQKPGWTDISIRRQLAIGINEVTKALEKNELLLLLVCKSAKPAMITSHLIQLSASRATPAGQVPRLSETVAPLLGLTSILALGFKKQSDKFTEAIEAIIPKIPALEVPWFQYRTEESVAYACTDSSENQEPEQLAEVPGDELTSKKRKRTESNQLDLSNVILQPLKIKKLVPNPNKIKKPPRKKKKAFSA; translated from the coding sequence ATGTCTGTAATTCAGCGAGGGACAGCAACACTTcgtaaagcaaagaaaatcactGTAAAAACGTGTCTAGATAACCCCTTTGTTTTTCAATGGAAAACCATAGATGGAGAAGATATGCATTTTATACTACAGACCTTAGAAGAAAGGATTAAACATATTGGACTTAAAAAGATTgagactccaaggaagaaaaaacattccCTTACAAAAAAACGAATGGAAAGAAAGTGCGATGCTAGCACCAACAAACTCCCTAAAGAAGAGGAAATAGAAGGCCATCAACAAAAACCAGGATGGACTGACATAAGTATCAGAAGACAGCTCGCTATTGGAATTAATGAAGTCACAAAagcattggaaaaaaatgaacttctTCTCTTGCTAGTGTGCAAGTCTGCAAAGCCTGCCATGATCACATCGCATCTTATTCAGCTGAGTGCAAGTCGAGCCACACCAGCAGGCCAGGTTCCCCGTCTCAGTGAAACAGTTGCACCACTTCTTGGCCTAACATCCATTTTAGCACTAGGCTTTAAAAAGCAGTCTGATAAATTTACCGAAGCAATAGAAGCAATAATTCCAAAGATACCAGCTTTGGAAGTGCCATGGTTTCAGTACAGAACTGAAGAATCTGTGGCTTATGCATGTACGGATTCTTCAGAAAATCAGGAACCCGAGCAGCTTGCAGAGGTGCCGGGGGATGAGCTCACAAGCAAGAAGCGGAAGCGTACAGAAAGCAATCAGCTTGatctttcaaatgtaattttgcaGCCTTTGAAAATCAAGAAACTTGTTCCAAATCCAAATAAGATAAAGAAACCACCtcgcaaaaagaaaaaagcattttcagcatAA
- the OLAH gene encoding S-acyl fatty acid synthase thioesterase, medium chain isoform X2: MEKVVACPYKRPNALCKLICFPWAGGGTSHLAQWGKLFSSSIEVSSVRLPGRESRLKEPFAKDMTTVVNEITSVLLEELQEKPFAFFGHSFGSYVCFAVALHLKEKYGLEPIHLFVSGAHAPNSEALLPIKSIPANDTEDEDILTHIQILGGTPSELLQNEDFKKHLIRTVREDLRVLQTFSFEKAERNIPFSCDITCFNGSEDKPHDLEAWHDLTSGDISFYKLPGGHFYLLEPSNEIFLTKHITRCIENAGL; this comes from the exons atgGAGAAGGTGGTTGCTTGTCCATACAAAAGGCCAAACGCTCTCTGTAAGCTGATTTGCTTTCCGTGGGCTGGAGGTGGAACTTCTCATCTTGCTCAATGGGGCAAACTCTTCAGCAGCTCAATTGAAG TGTCCTCTGTAAGGCTTCCTGGAAGAGAATCTCGTCTTAAGGAGCCTTTTGCAAAAGACATGACAACTGTAGTTAATGAAATTACAAGTGTTTTGTTAGAAGAATTGCAAGAAAAACCATTTGCATTTTTTGGTCACag TTTTGGATCTTATGTTTGTTTTGCAGTTGCGCTACACTTGAAAGAAAAGTATGGACTAGAGCCGATCCATCTTTTTGTATCAGGGGCACATGCCCCAAAC TCTGAAGCACTTCTTCCCATCAAAAGCATACCCGCAAATGATACAGAAGATGAAGACATTCTTACACATATACAAATTCTAGGAGGAACTCCTTCTGAGCTTCTGCAAAATGAAGACTTTAAGAAACATCTGATACGTACTGTCAGAGAAGACCTTAGAGTTCTTCAGACATTTTC TTTCgagaaggcagaaaggaataTCCCCTTCTCTTGTGATATTACCTGCTTTAATGGGTCTGAAGATAAACCACATGATTTAGAAG CCTGGCACGATCTAACAAGTGGAGATATTTCCTTTTACAAGCTTCCTGGAGGTCACTTTTATCTGCTGGAACCCTCTAATGAAATTTTCTTGACAAAACACATAACAAGATGTATAGAAAATGCTGGTCTATGA